Below is a window of Streptomyces spongiicola DNA.
ACGGGGGCGCGGGCGAAGGGTGTTCGCCTCCGGCGCCCCTCGTGACGGCGGGAACCCGTGGCGGGGTGGCGGGCGGGTGGCACGGCGACGGATGGTGCAGCGGCGGATAAAGCAGCGGTGGGCGGCACCGCGGCGCGGCCGCCTGCACGGCGGCCGCGCCCGGCCCGGACCAGGCGTGGCGCCGGTGCGTCAGGCGCCCATGTCGAACGTCGCCGGGTCGGGGCCGAGGCGCCGGCCCTCGTCCAGAGCCGCGAAGGCAGCGAGGTCGTCATCGTCCAGTTCGAAGCCGAAGACGTCGATGTTCTCCCGGATCCGCGACGGTGTCACGGACTTGGGGATCACCACGTTGCCGAGCTGCACCTGCCAGCGGAGCACGACCTGCGCCGGGGTCTTCCCGTGCTTCTGCGCGACCGCCACGATCGTCGGGACCTCCAGCAGTCCGCGGCCCGAACCCAGCGGCGACCACGCCTCGGTGGCGATGCCGTGCTTGGTGTGGAAGGCCCGCGACTCCGCCTGCTGCAGCTGCGGGTGCAGCTCGATCTGGTTCACCGCCGGGACGGCCGAGGTCTCGCCGAGCAGCCGCTCCAGATGCTGGGGAAGGAAGTTGGAGACGCCGATGGCCCGGGCGCGGCCTTCGGCGAGGATGGTCTCGAACGCCTTGTAGGTGTCCACGTACGTATTCCGGGCAGGCATCGGCCAGTGGATCAGGTAGAGGTCCACGTAGTCGAGGCCGAGCCGGGAGAGGGAGGCGTCGAAGGCGCGGAGCGTCGCGTCGTAGCCCTGGTCGCTGTTCCAGAGCTTGGTGGTGACGAACAGCTCCTCGCGGGGGATCCCGGAGGACGTGACGGCCGCCCCGGTCCCCCGCTCGTTCTCGTACACGGCTGCCGTGTCGATGCTGCGGTAACCGGCCTCCAGGGCCGTGCCGACGGCCTTCGCCGCCTCGTCGTCCGGCACCTGCCACACGCCGAAGCCGATCTGCGGCATGGCGACGCCGTTGCTGAGGGTGATGGAGGGGACCTTGCTCACGAGCGGTCGATCCTTACGTCGGTCGGGTGTTGCTCTCAGTCTCAACGATCGGTCCGGCAGACGCATTCCCGACGGCGGAAACGGTCCTCGCTCCGGCCGCCTCCCGACGCGGAACCGGACCGAGCCGCTGCCCGGCGGCCCGCCTGCCGCGACCCTACTGCACGGGTCTGAACGTGGTACATGAACGTGAACGCCCGAGGCCGGTCCCGCACCGTCGGGGTCCGTCCCCCCGCCACGGGCCTCCGTCACCCCGCCGCCGGGGCCGGGCCGCCGGGGCCGGGCCGCGCCAGGCGCAGCGGACGCCGCCCGGCGTCCCGCACAGCGCCCCTGATCGGGCGCGCCTCAGCGGTACAGCGCGTCCACCTCGCCCGCGTACGCCGTCTCGATCGCCTTCCGCCTCAGCTTCAGCGACGGCGTCAGCAATCCGTGCTCCTCGCTGAACGGATGCGCCAGTATCCGGAACGTGCGAATGGACTCGGCCTGGGACACCAGGGCGTTGGCGGCCACCACCGCCCGCCGTACCTCCCGCTCCAGGTCCGGGTCGCGCACCAGGTCCACCGGCTTCATCGGCGGCCGGTCCCGCATCATGAGCCAGTGCTCCACGGCTTCCCGGTCCACCGTGACCAGCGCCGCGATGTAGGGGCGGTCGTTGCCGACGACCAGGCACTGGGCCACCAGCGGATGCGCCCGTACCCGCTCCTCCAGCCCGACCGGGGACACCGTCTTGCCGCCCGACGTCACCAGGACCTCCTTCTTCCGGCCGGTGATGGTCAGATAGCCGTCCTCGTCCAGCACCCCCAGATCCCCGGTGGCCAGCCAGCCGTTCCTGAGGACGGCCCTGGTCGCCTCGGGGTCGTTGAGATAGCCGGAGAACACCTGCGGACCGTGCAGCCAGACCTCGCCGTCCTCGGCGATGCGCACCGTCGTCCCGGGGATCGGCTGCCCGACCGTGCCGTACCTGGTGCGCTCCGGGGGATTGGCGGTGACCGCGGCGGAGGACTCCGTCAGCCCGAAGCCCTCGAAGATCGTGATACCGGCGCCCGCGAAGAACAGCCCGAGCCCGCGGTCCATGGCCGAACCGCCTGACATCGCGTGCCGCAACCGGCCGCCCACCGCCTCGCGGACCCTCGCGTAGACGGCCTTCTCGAAGAACTGGTGCTGCAGGCGCAGACCCGCCGACGGGCCGGGGCCGAGACCGAACGCCCGGTCCTCCACGGCCTCGGCGTACCGCACCGCCACATCGACGGCCCTGTCGAACACCCCGGCCTTCCCCGCGGCCTCCGCCGTGCGCCGGGCGGCGCTGAGGACCTTCTCGAAGACGTCCGGGACGGCCAGGACGAAGGTCGGACGGAACGAGGCGAGACCGGACATCAGGGCGCCGGCCTCGAGCAGCGGCTGGTGGCCCAGCTTGACCCGGCCCAGGATCGCGGCGACCTCCACCATCCGGCCGAAGACGTGCGCGAGCGGCAGGAAGAGCAGCGTCGCCGCCTCGTCTCCCGGCCCGGAACGGAACACGGGCTCCCAGCGGCCGACGAGTGTCCCGGCCTCGTACATGAAGTTGGCGTGGGTGATCACGCACCCTCGGGGGCGGCCGGTGGTGCCCGAGGTGTAGACCACCGTGGCGACACACTCCGGGGTCACGGCCCTGCGGTGGCGGTGCACCACCTCGTCGTCGATGTGCGCGCCCGCGGCGACGAGGTCGCCGACCGCCCCCTTGTCGAGCTGCCACAGCCGCTTCAGGCGCGGAAGCCGGTCGATGACCGAGCCGACCGTCATGGCGTGGTCCTCGTGTTCGACCACACAGGCCGAGACCTCCGCGTCCTGCAGCAGCCACAGCACCTGCTCCGCGGATGAGGTGGGGTAGACGGGTACGGACTGGGCGCCCACCGCCCACAGGGCGAAGTCGACGAGCGTCCACTCGTACCGGGTACGGCACATGATCGCGACGCGGTCGCCGAACCGCACGCCCCCCGCGAGCAGCCCCTTGGCGAGCGCGAGCACCTCGTCACGGAACGCGGCGGACGTCACATCACGCCATTCGCCGTCGTCGCCCTTCCGGCTGAGAGCAACCCGGTCCGGGTCGGTCCGGGCGTGGTCGAACACCGCATCCGCCAGCCCGCCGACAGGGGGTGCCGTCGCCAAGGGGGGAACCGTGAAATCACGCAATGACCTGCTCCTTGTGGCGCTCCGCACAGCGCCGGTGACGGTACCCCACCAGGCGTTCGTACGGGAGAGTCCCGAGCAGCCCGGCATATTCCGCGTCCACCCCGGCCGGGCGACGGATTCGGCCAAACCCGGTGCGGTGGGCATGGCCCCGACCGGGGAGTGAGCGGTACTCGGCGAATCCGCCCCGACTCCGTACGCGGTGAGCACGCCCCGGTCCGCCGTCTGTGTCCGGTTCGGAGTCTTGCGGATGTCCGCGGACGGCGACGGGGTGTTCCGGCTCGGTGCTCGGTGCTCGGTGCTCGGTGCTCGGTGCTCGGTGCTCGGTGCTCGGTGCCTGTGCCGGTGGCCGGTGCCGGTGCCGGTGGTGGCCGGTGGCGCTGGCGGGTGCCGGGCGTTCGGGGCCGGGGCCGGGCTGTCACACCTCCGAGCGGAGGGCGATCCGTTCCTCACCCGCGTACACGTTCATGTCCGGGCCCCGGAGGAAACCGACCAGCGTCAGCCCGCTCTCGGCCGCGAGGTCGACGGCCAGCGAGGACGGTGCGGAAACCGCCGCGAGCACCGGGATCCCCGCCATCACCGCCTTCTGCGCCAGCTCGAACGACGCCCGCCCCGACACCAGCAGGATCACCCGCGACAGCGGCAGCAGGTCCTCGCGCACCGCGCGGCCGATCAGCTTGTCCACGGCGTTGTGCCGGCCGACGTCCTCCCGTACGTCGAGCAGCTCGCCCTTCTCCGAGAAGAGCGCCGCGGCGTGCAGGCCCCCGGTGCGGTCGAAGACCCGCTGCGCGGCGCGCAGCCGGTCGGGGAGGCCGGAGAGCAGTCCGGGCCCGATCCGGACGGGGGGCGCGTCGGCGACGGGGAAGCGGGTGCTGGTGCGTACCGCGTCGAGACTGGCCTTGCCGCACAGTCCGCACGACGACGTGGTGTAGACGTTGCGCTCGAGCGTGATGTCGGGGACCGGGACGCCGGGCGCGAGCCGCACGTCGACGACGTTGTAGGTGTTGGTGCCGTCGTCCCGGGCGCCGGCGCAGTACACGATCGACCGCAGCTCCGACGCCGAGCCGACGACCCCCTCGCTGACCAGGAAACCCGCCGCGAGCGCGAAGTCGTCGCCCGGCGTCCGCATGGTGATCGCCAGCGGACGGCCGTTCAGCCGGATCTCCAGCGGCTCCTCGGCGACCAGGGTGTCCGGCCTGGCGGTGGCCGCTCCGTCCCTGATCCGGATGGTGCGGCGGCGCTCGGTGACGCGTCCCATGGTGATCAGCCCCGACTGTGTGCGTGGGAACGTGCGCGGTAGCGCGCACCGCCTCGGGCAGGTGCGGCGAGGCGTGCTCGACGATGTCATTGTCCTGCACGGTCCGCCGAGTCCCGGCACGGTCCGCCGAGTCCTGCACGGTCCGCCGCGCGCTGCACCCGTCCGGCGCGAGCGGTGGCCGCCGGTGCCGTCCCGATGCCGCGCCCCGCCGGGACGAGGTCCGCAGCCGACGCGCCCGGTCGGGACGAGGTCCGCAGCCGACGCGCCCGGTCGGGACGAGGTCCGCAGCCGACGCATTCCCGCCGGGATCGGCCTCGGTCTCCGCACGGGCGGGCGCGAGCAGGGGCGCCGACGAGGCTCCACCCAACCGGCCCGTAGGCGCCGACTGGGTGGAGCCTCCAACACGAGCGGGTGAATCCTGTGGGTTCGGCTGCCCTCGTGCCCGCCCGCCGCTGACCAGACTGGATGGTTCCTGACCTCGACACGAAGGGGGTGCCCGGGCAATGACCGGCACTCGTATCGCCGCGCTCGGGCACCATCGGCCCGCCCGGGTACTCACCAACGACGAGTTGGCGCGGATCGTCGACACCAGCGACGAATGGATCACCAGCAGGGTCGGCATCCGCACGCGTCATATCGCGGGCCCCGACGAACCGGTGGACGAACTGGCCGCCCACGCCGCCGGCAAGGCCCTGGCCGCGGCCGGACTCACCTCCGGCGACATCGACCTCGTCCTCGTCGCCACCTCCACCGCGACCGACCGCTCCCCGAACACCGCGGCCCGGGTGGCCGCCCGGCTCGGGATGGCCTCCCCGGCGGTCATGGACCTCAACGTCGTCTGCGCGGGCTTCACCCACGCTCTCGCCACCGCCGACCACGCGATCCGGGCCGGCTCCGCAGTCCGCGCACTCGTCATCGGCGCCGACAAGATGTCCGCCGTCACCGACTGGACCGACCGCACCACCTGCGTCCTGGTCGGCGACGGGGCCGGAGCCGCGGTCGTCGAGGCGTGCGACGAACGCGACGCGGGAATCGGCCCGGTGCTGTGGGGGTCGGTCCCGGAGATGGGGCACGCGGTGAGGATCGAGGGCACCCCGCCCCGGTTCGCGCAGGAGGGCCAGTCCGTCTACCGCTGGGCGACCACCCGGCTCCCGTCCATCGCGCGCGGGGTCTGCGAACGGGCGTCGGTCGCGCCCGAGGACCTCGCGGCCGTGGTGCTGCACCAGGCGAACCTTCGGATCATCGAGCCCGTCGCGGAACGGATCGGTGCGGTGAACGCCGTAGTGGCCCGTGACGTCGTGGAGTCCGGGAACACGTCGGCTGCCTCGATTCCCATGGCCCTGTCCCGTCTCGTCGAACGCGGCGAGGTGGCGTCCGGAGCGCCCGTGCTCCTCTTCGGATTCGGCGGCAACCTGTCGTATGCGGGGCAGGTCATCCGCTGCCCCTGATTGACGCTGACAGATGACATCTGACACTTTCTGTCACCTGTCACCTGTCACCTGTCACCTGTCACCTGTCACCTGTCACCTGTCCGCGGTCGGCCGTAAGCGCTCGGTCGTCGGTGTCCGGTCGTCGGTGTCCGGTGGTCAGTGTTCAGTCGTCGGTGTCTTCAGTGTCCGGTCGTCTTCGGACTGCGCACCACTGAAGAGCCGCCGACGCCCCCAGAGTGCAGCATCTTGCCCTTGGCCCTTGGCCCTTGGCCCTTGGCCCTTGGCCCTTGGCCCTTGGCCCCTGAACCCTGGCCCCGTATCCCATCCCCCACCCCGACCCCGCTCCCTGGACCCCCGCACCGGTGGGGCCCCTGGCCCCAGGCCTCAGGGGCCCGCCGGTGCGGGGTACCCGCGATCCTCGTCCCGCGCCGGCTGCTGGCCCCGGCCGACCCCGGGTGGTGAGACCGGGCGTACGGGGGAGCCCGCACGCCGGTGCGGCGCGGCCCGTGTTCCGGCGCCCGCGCCCGCGTACGCCGCCGGGCGTCCTGACCGTGCTCACACGCCCACCCGTTCCCAGCGCTGGAATCGGGTGGGCGTGCCGTTCCCAGCGCCGCCGTTCCCAGCGCCGCCCTTCCCCGAGCGTCCGCTCCCCGCGCTGTCGCGTCTGCCGCCCCCTGCCGACGCCGTTGTGCGCGGCCCGTCCGCGTTTCGCGGCCGGAGGTGCGCACTACCCGGGCTCTGCCGCATCCTTGTCTATGTGACCTGGCACGGCGCGGCCAGGCCCGGCGCGCGCACGGAGCGCGGGTCGCAGCGCGAGACGAGCGGTGGCGCGGTCCACCCCCTGGACGAGCTCGGACTGGTGCTCGCCGAGGCCGCGGTCCATTCGATCGGCGCGGTAGGGGGCCATGCCGGCGGGGTGTATCTGCGGTCGGGAACGTCGGGTCTGCTGCGCCTGGCCGTGGCCGTCGGGCTGCCTGCCGAACTGATGCGCCCGTGGTGGCGAATGCACGTCAACAGGCCCTTCCCGGTGGCGGAGTGCTACCGCCGCTCCCAGGTCATCCACCTCGCCGACGGCGAGGAGGCCATGCAGCGCTTTCCTCAGCTCATGGCAGGTCTGCCGTTCTCCCTGAGTTCCCTCTACGCACCGGTCACCAGCGGTGAAGAGCGCTTCGGTGTCCTCGCGGCCCTGCGCCCCGCCACCTGCGGACAACCGGTCGCCGAGGCCGACCAGGCGCGCTTCGGCGACGCGGGAAGCCGGCTCGCCGTCGCCCTCGGCGAACTCCACCACGACGGGACCCCCATCCGCTGGGACGGGGAGCCCTTCGCCGTCCAGGTCCCCGATTCGAACGCGCGCCCCGTGCGCATCGGCGTGTTCGACTGGGACCTCGGAAGCGGAGCGCTGAGCGCCGACGAGGAGCTCTGCACCATCCTCGGCGCCGACCCCGCCGACTTCCCCGGCACCATCGAAGCGCTCACCGCCCATGTCGCGCCCGAGGACGCCTACCAGCTGTACGCCGTGGCCAGGGAGGCAGGCCGGACCGGCCGGGCCGTCGCGCGCAGGCTCCGGATCCGCCGGGACGGCGCCCCGCCGTTTCTGGTGGAACTGACCGGCCGTCCGGTCCGCTCGTCCCGCGGCATCGGGACGCGCCGCGTCTCCGGGTCGGTCGTCGACCTCGGCTCCGGAGTGGTCTTCGGGGAGGCCGGTGACCGGCTTCCCGACGGGCTCTTCTCCCTCGACCTCTCCTGCCGCATCACCTACGTCAACCACAGCGCGGCGGAACTGATCGGGACGCCCCGCGACCTGCTCGTCGGCCGGGTGCTGTGGGAGGCCGTGCCCTGGCTCGACCGCGCCGGCTACTGGGACCAGTACCGTGCGGCCCTGCTCGCGCGCACCCCCGTCCGGTTCCGGGCCGACCGCGAGAAGGACGACTGGGTCACCGTCTCCCTCTTCCCGGGCCGGGAGGGGGTGACGGGGACGGTCGCCGCGGCCGAACACCCCGACCACGCACCGGGCCCGATCAGCTTCCCCGGCGCCGCACCGGGCACCTTCGCCTCGGCCACCGACCGTTCCAGTGCCCTGTACCGGCCGGTCGCCCTCGCCATCGCCCTCACGGAGGCCGTCACCGCGCGCCAGGTCTCGGAGGTCGTCACCGAGGAGCTGCTGCCCGCGTTCGGCGGCCGGCAGCTGGCCATCTACGTCCTCCACGAACGCCATCTCCATCTCGCCTGGGAGACCGGCTTCCCGGCGGGATTCCTCGCGCCGTTCGAGGGGGTAGGGCTCGACGCGCGTATCCCCGGCGTGGAGACCCTGACCACAGGCCGCCCCATCTTCTTCGAGTCGATGGACATGCTCGCCGCGGCCTATCCCGGGCTCGCGATCGACGCATCCGTCGGCGCCCGCGCCTTCCTGCCGCTGATAGCCTCCGGCCGGCCCGTCGGCTCCTGCATCCTGGGCTTCGACCACCCGCGGGGATTCGCCCCCGAGGAGCGCACCGTCCTCACCGCCCTCGCCGGGCTCATCGCGCAGGCCCTCGAACGCGCCCAGCGCTACGACAGCGAGTTCGCGCTCGCCCGGGGCCTCCAGGACGCGCTGCTGCCGCACCGGCTGCCCGTCGTCGGGGACGTGGAGACCGTCGGCCGCTATCTCCCGGGCACCCAGGGCTTGGACGTGGGCGGCGACTGGTACGACGTCATCGAGACGGACCGCGGCCTCGCCCTCGTCATCGGCGACGTCCAGGGGCACGGGGTGCCCGCCGCCGCCATCATGGGCCAGCTGCGCAGCGCGGTAAGGGCGTTCGCCCTCGCCGACCGCGAACCCGACGAGGTGATGAGCGGCACCAACCGGCTTCTCATCGACCTCGACCCGGCGCAGTTCGCCACCTGCTGCTACGTACTGCTCGACCCGGACAGCGGCACCGCCCAGGCCGTGCGCGCCGGACATCCCCAGCCGCTGCTTCGCAGGCCCGACGGCACGACGGAGGTGCTCGACCTGTCCGGCGGGCTGATGCTCGGAGTCGCCTCGCAGGAGCACTATCCGGTCTCCGAACTCGCCCTCGAGCCCGGCGCGGTGCTGGCCCTCTTCACCGACGGGCTGATCGAGGAGGCGGGTTCCGACATCGACGCCGGAGTCGAGAGGCTGCGTGCCGCCCTCGCCGCGGTCGGCGGCATCACGATCGCCGAGACCGCAGACCGGCTGATCCGGGAGGCGCGCCAGGCCACGGACCGGCCGGACGACATCGCCCTGCTGCTCACCGCCCGCTGGTCGGGCCCGGGGGCCGACCGTGCCCTGGCGGGCCCGGGCCGGTGGTGACCGCGGTGCCGCGGCTCCGCGGCCGGTGTCGCCACGGGTCGCGGGGGTCTGCCACCCGGCCGCAGACCCCCGCCCGGCCACTGCGCCGACCCCCGCCCCGGCCGCAGTCCTCGCCCGGGCCCGGTTCCGGACCGCATGCCCCGGCCCCCGGGCTCGGACGGGGCGGGTTCGGCCGTCGCGGGGCGAGACCGGGCGGGCCGTGGCGTGCGGGCGGGCGGAGGACGGGGCACCCTGGTCCTGGGGCTGCCTACCGCCCGGCCAGGGGCCGCGGAGGAAGGGAAGCTGCGATGTTCGCGAGACTGAGCAGGTACGAGGGGTCGCCGGTGCCGCCCGAGGGCGATCTGTCCGCGCACGCGGAGACGATCGTCCAGCAGGTCCGGGGACTTCCCGGCTTCCTCGGGGTGTACTGGCTCGTCGACCGGGCCACGGGGAAGGCCGTCTCGCTGACCCTGTGGGAGGACGAGGAGACCATGAGGGCGAGCGAGGAGAATGCCGACCGGATCCGCGTGGACACGGCCCGCAGGGAGGGCCAGCGGATCGTCTCCGTCGATCGCTACGAAGTGGGCTTCGGCCACGTGGAGACCTGACGGCGGTACGACCCGCCGGCGTCCATCAGGTGCGACCGCTCGTGCTGTCGCGCGATGGCGGCCCCAACTCCGGTGCCCGGCTCGGCGACCGGGCGGACGGGTCCCGCTCCGGGCTCGCGGTCGGTACAGACCGGCTGCCCGGGACCGGACCGGTCGCCGGCCCGGCCGCCTCCCGAGTGGGCCGCCGCTCCCACGACAGCCGGCTCGCCCCCACACCGCTCCTTCCCGGCGTCGGCCCTTGCGCTTCCCGGGCGTCGGCATCGGCGCCGCCTCCGCGGACGTCGCCGTCACCGGCGCCGGACCGGGGGTTCTCCGCCACCGCGACCACCCGATGGCGTCCGCGAGGGACGGTCGCCGTGTTCGAGCAGGTCCTCGCCATGGCCGCCGAACTGCGAAAGCCCACTTCAGCGGCGCGGCGCTCGCCCGCGACGCGGAGGAGGCGGCCCGCACCCGGACGGTCACCCGAACTCGCCGCGCTGCTGGAGGCGTCGGGCAGGCTCACCGCCGCCGAGCTGCCTACGCCGAGTCGCCTACGCCGAGTCGCCTACGCCGACGTCACCGCCCGCGACCTGATCCGCGAGGGCCCCACGGCGTCGGCCGGGACCTCGCCGCCCCGGCCGGCTTCCGCAACTCCGGCATGCCGGTGATCGGTGGCGTCACCGGCCCCGGCCCGTCCCGTACGCCGGCGTCCGCACCCGGGTCTCCCGGCGGTCGCTGCCGCCTGCCACCGGCGACCTCCCCGTCACGCCGGGTGAACTCGGCCCCGCCGCCGGGGTG
It encodes the following:
- a CDS encoding aldo/keto reductase encodes the protein MSKVPSITLSNGVAMPQIGFGVWQVPDDEAAKAVGTALEAGYRSIDTAAVYENERGTGAAVTSSGIPREELFVTTKLWNSDQGYDATLRAFDASLSRLGLDYVDLYLIHWPMPARNTYVDTYKAFETILAEGRARAIGVSNFLPQHLERLLGETSAVPAVNQIELHPQLQQAESRAFHTKHGIATEAWSPLGSGRGLLEVPTIVAVAQKHGKTPAQVVLRWQVQLGNVVIPKSVTPSRIRENIDVFGFELDDDDLAAFAALDEGRRLGPDPATFDMGA
- a CDS encoding AMP-dependent synthetase/ligase gives rise to the protein MATAPPVGGLADAVFDHARTDPDRVALSRKGDDGEWRDVTSAAFRDEVLALAKGLLAGGVRFGDRVAIMCRTRYEWTLVDFALWAVGAQSVPVYPTSSAEQVLWLLQDAEVSACVVEHEDHAMTVGSVIDRLPRLKRLWQLDKGAVGDLVAAGAHIDDEVVHRHRRAVTPECVATVVYTSGTTGRPRGCVITHANFMYEAGTLVGRWEPVFRSGPGDEAATLLFLPLAHVFGRMVEVAAILGRVKLGHQPLLEAGALMSGLASFRPTFVLAVPDVFEKVLSAARRTAEAAGKAGVFDRAVDVAVRYAEAVEDRAFGLGPGPSAGLRLQHQFFEKAVYARVREAVGGRLRHAMSGGSAMDRGLGLFFAGAGITIFEGFGLTESSAAVTANPPERTRYGTVGQPIPGTTVRIAEDGEVWLHGPQVFSGYLNDPEATRAVLRNGWLATGDLGVLDEDGYLTITGRKKEVLVTSGGKTVSPVGLEERVRAHPLVAQCLVVGNDRPYIAALVTVDREAVEHWLMMRDRPPMKPVDLVRDPDLEREVRRAVVAANALVSQAESIRTFRILAHPFSEEHGLLTPSLKLRRKAIETAYAGEVDALYR
- the fdhD gene encoding formate dehydrogenase accessory sulfurtransferase FdhD, whose product is MGRVTERRRTIRIRDGAATARPDTLVAEEPLEIRLNGRPLAITMRTPGDDFALAAGFLVSEGVVGSASELRSIVYCAGARDDGTNTYNVVDVRLAPGVPVPDITLERNVYTTSSCGLCGKASLDAVRTSTRFPVADAPPVRIGPGLLSGLPDRLRAAQRVFDRTGGLHAAALFSEKGELLDVREDVGRHNAVDKLIGRAVREDLLPLSRVILLVSGRASFELAQKAVMAGIPVLAAVSAPSSLAVDLAAESGLTLVGFLRGPDMNVYAGEERIALRSEV
- a CDS encoding beta-ketoacyl-ACP synthase III, producing MTGTRIAALGHHRPARVLTNDELARIVDTSDEWITSRVGIRTRHIAGPDEPVDELAAHAAGKALAAAGLTSGDIDLVLVATSTATDRSPNTAARVAARLGMASPAVMDLNVVCAGFTHALATADHAIRAGSAVRALVIGADKMSAVTDWTDRTTCVLVGDGAGAAVVEACDERDAGIGPVLWGSVPEMGHAVRIEGTPPRFAQEGQSVYRWATTRLPSIARGVCERASVAPEDLAAVVLHQANLRIIEPVAERIGAVNAVVARDVVESGNTSAASIPMALSRLVERGEVASGAPVLLFGFGGNLSYAGQVIRCP
- a CDS encoding SpoIIE family protein phosphatase — translated: MTWHGAARPGARTERGSQRETSGGAVHPLDELGLVLAEAAVHSIGAVGGHAGGVYLRSGTSGLLRLAVAVGLPAELMRPWWRMHVNRPFPVAECYRRSQVIHLADGEEAMQRFPQLMAGLPFSLSSLYAPVTSGEERFGVLAALRPATCGQPVAEADQARFGDAGSRLAVALGELHHDGTPIRWDGEPFAVQVPDSNARPVRIGVFDWDLGSGALSADEELCTILGADPADFPGTIEALTAHVAPEDAYQLYAVAREAGRTGRAVARRLRIRRDGAPPFLVELTGRPVRSSRGIGTRRVSGSVVDLGSGVVFGEAGDRLPDGLFSLDLSCRITYVNHSAAELIGTPRDLLVGRVLWEAVPWLDRAGYWDQYRAALLARTPVRFRADREKDDWVTVSLFPGREGVTGTVAAAEHPDHAPGPISFPGAAPGTFASATDRSSALYRPVALAIALTEAVTARQVSEVVTEELLPAFGGRQLAIYVLHERHLHLAWETGFPAGFLAPFEGVGLDARIPGVETLTTGRPIFFESMDMLAAAYPGLAIDASVGARAFLPLIASGRPVGSCILGFDHPRGFAPEERTVLTALAGLIAQALERAQRYDSEFALARGLQDALLPHRLPVVGDVETVGRYLPGTQGLDVGGDWYDVIETDRGLALVIGDVQGHGVPAAAIMGQLRSAVRAFALADREPDEVMSGTNRLLIDLDPAQFATCCYVLLDPDSGTAQAVRAGHPQPLLRRPDGTTEVLDLSGGLMLGVASQEHYPVSELALEPGAVLALFTDGLIEEAGSDIDAGVERLRAALAAVGGITIAETADRLIREARQATDRPDDIALLLTARWSGPGADRALAGPGRW
- a CDS encoding antibiotic biosynthesis monooxygenase, which translates into the protein MFARLSRYEGSPVPPEGDLSAHAETIVQQVRGLPGFLGVYWLVDRATGKAVSLTLWEDEETMRASEENADRIRVDTARREGQRIVSVDRYEVGFGHVET